One segment of Falco rusticolus isolate bFalRus1 chromosome 3, bFalRus1.pri, whole genome shotgun sequence DNA contains the following:
- the THOC1 gene encoding THO complex subunit 1 isoform X3, whose protein sequence is MASSARAAERRSVGAMSSPLFSLPEARLRFTTSTRDALNNKSIKPLLNAFNQIPGSENEKKCTLDQAFRVIVEEEIINKAPCENLLAIISLAIGGVTEGICTASTPFVLLGDVLDCLPLDQCDKIFTFVEKNVATWKSNTFYSAGKNYLLRMCNDLLRRLSKSQNTVFCGRIQLFLARLFPLSEKSGLNLQSQFNLENVTVFNTNEHESTLGQKHTEEREEGMDVEEGEMGDDEAPTSCSIPIDYNLYRKFWSLQDYFRNPVQCYEKVSWKTFLKYSEEVLAVFKSYKLDDTQASRKKLEELKTGGEHVYFAKFLTSEKLMDLQLSDSNFRRHILLQYLILFQYLKGQVKFKSSNYVLTDEQSLWIEDTTKAVYQLLSENPPDGERFSKMVEHILNTEENWNSWKNEGCPSFVKERSQPEFQLGPPDSKPMRPVRKRPAPEDFLGKGPNKKILMGNEELTRLWNLCPDNMEACKSESREYMPTLEEFFEEAIEQADPENMVENKYKAVNNSNYGWRALRLLARRSPHFFQPTNQQFKSLPEYLENMVIKLAKELPYSWWYRCHVPNITARSKYIGKACD, encoded by the exons ATGGCGTCATCGGCACGCGCCGCGGAGCGCCGTTCGGTTGGAGCGATGTCGTCGCCGCTCTTCAGCCTGCCCGAGGCGCGGCTTCGCTTCACG ACATCCACCAGAGATGCTCTGAATAACAAAAGTATCAAACCATTATTGAACGCATTTAACCAGATTCCTGGGAG tgaaaatgaaaagaagtgTACCTTGGATCAAGCTTTTAGAGTTATTGTAGAAGAAGAAATA ataAACAAAGCTCCATGTGAAAATCTCCTGGCAATTATTTCTCTTGCTATAGGTGGAGTCACAGAAG GTATCTGCACTGCATCAACCCCTTTTGTGCTTCTGGGGGATGTTCTGGATTGCCTGCCTTTGGACCAGTGTGacaaaattttcacttttgtgGAGAAAAATGTTGCTACATGGAAATCG AATACATTTTACTCTGCAGGGAAAAATTACTTGCTACGAATGTGCAATG ACCTTCTAAGAAGATTATCTAAGTCACAAAACACAGTCTTCTGTGGAAGAATTCAGCTGTTCTTGGCTAGGTTATTTCCACTTTCAGAAAAGTCAG GACTTAACTTGCAGAGTCAGTTTAACCTggaaaatgtcactgttttCAATACCAATGAACATGAGAGCACTCTAGGACAGAAG cacactgaggagagagaagaaggaATGGACGTAGAAGAAGGTGAAATGGGAGATGATGAAGCACCAACCAGTTG ttccATTCCAATAGATTATAACCTTTATAGAAAATTCTGGTCACTTCAAGATTATTTTAGAAATCCTGTGCAGTGCTATGAGAAGGTATCATGGAAAACTTTTCTTAAG TACTCAGAAGAAGTTTTGGCTGTTTTCAAAAGTTACAAATTGGACGACACTCAGGCTTCCCGAAAAAAGTTGGAAGAACTAAAAACAGGAGGAGAACATGTATACTTTGCAAAGTTCCTAACTAGTGAAAAG cTGATGGATTTACAGCTGAGTGACAGTAACTTTCGCCGACACATCTTGTTGCAGTATCTAATATTATTTCAGTATCTAAAGGGACAGGTCAAATTCAAAAG TTCAAACTATGTTCTAACAGATGAACAGTCTCTTTGGATTGAAGATACTACAAAAGCAGTGTACCAG CTTCTTTCAGAAAATCCTCCGGATGGTGAAAGATTCTCAAAAATGGTAGAG CATATattaaatactgaagaaaactgGAATTCATGGAAAAATGAGGGCTGCCCAAGCTTTGTGAAAGAAAG ATCTCAGCCAGAGTTTCAGCTTGG accTCCTGATTCTAAGCCAATGAGGCCTGTGAGAAAGAGGCCAGCTCCAGAGGACTTCTTAGGAAAAggaccaaacaaaaaaatccttatgGGGAA TGAGGAACTGACCCGCCTTTGGAATTTATGTCCTGATAACATGGAAGCTTGTAAATCTGAGAGTAG ggAATATATGCCAACGTTGGAGGAATTTTTTGAAGAAGCTATTGAACAAGCAGACCCTGAAAACATGGTTGAAAATAAGTATAA GGCTGTGAACAATTCTAACTATGGCTGGAGAGCATTGAGACTTCTAGCACGCAGAAGTCCCCACTTCTTCCAGCCAACAAACCAACAGTTCAAGAGTTTACCTGAATACCTAGAAAACATGGTAATCAAATTAGCCAAGGAGCTGCCT TATTCCTGGTGGTACCGCTGTCACGTGCCAAACATTACGGCAAGAAGCAAATACATAGGTAAGGCCTGTGATTGA
- the THOC1 gene encoding THO complex subunit 1 isoform X2 has product MASSARAAERRSVGAMSSPLFSLPEARLRFTTSTRDALNNKSIKPLLNAFNQIPGSENEKKCTLDQAFRVIVEEEIINKAPCENLLAIISLAIGGVTEGICTASTPFVLLGDVLDCLPLDQCDKIFTFVEKNVATWKSNTFYSAGKNYLLRMCNDLLRRLSKSQNTVFCGRIQLFLARLFPLSEKSGLNLQSQFNLENVTVFNTNEHESTLGQKHTEEREEGMDVEEGEMGDDEAPTSCSIPIDYNLYRKFWSLQDYFRNPVQCYEKVSWKTFLKYSEEVLAVFKSYKLDDTQASRKKLEELKTGGEHVYFAKFLTSEKLMDLQLSDSNFRRHILLQYLILFQYLKGQVKFKSSNYVLTDEQSLWIEDTTKAVYQLLSENPPDGERFSKMVEHILNTEENWNSWKNEGCPSFVKERPPDSKPMRPVRKRPAPEDFLGKGPNKKILMGNEELTRLWNLCPDNMEACKSESREYMPTLEEFFEEAIEQADPENMVENKYKAVNNSNYGWRALRLLARRSPHFFQPTNQQFKSLPEYLENMVIKLAKELPPPSEEIKTGEDEDEEDNDALLKENNESPEVQRDKAMTGEQIESFASRLGEQWKTLAPYLEMKDSDIRQIELDSEDMKMRAKQLLVAWQDQEGVHATPENLITALTKAGLSDLAESLTNDTETSS; this is encoded by the exons ATGGCGTCATCGGCACGCGCCGCGGAGCGCCGTTCGGTTGGAGCGATGTCGTCGCCGCTCTTCAGCCTGCCCGAGGCGCGGCTTCGCTTCACG ACATCCACCAGAGATGCTCTGAATAACAAAAGTATCAAACCATTATTGAACGCATTTAACCAGATTCCTGGGAG tgaaaatgaaaagaagtgTACCTTGGATCAAGCTTTTAGAGTTATTGTAGAAGAAGAAATA ataAACAAAGCTCCATGTGAAAATCTCCTGGCAATTATTTCTCTTGCTATAGGTGGAGTCACAGAAG GTATCTGCACTGCATCAACCCCTTTTGTGCTTCTGGGGGATGTTCTGGATTGCCTGCCTTTGGACCAGTGTGacaaaattttcacttttgtgGAGAAAAATGTTGCTACATGGAAATCG AATACATTTTACTCTGCAGGGAAAAATTACTTGCTACGAATGTGCAATG ACCTTCTAAGAAGATTATCTAAGTCACAAAACACAGTCTTCTGTGGAAGAATTCAGCTGTTCTTGGCTAGGTTATTTCCACTTTCAGAAAAGTCAG GACTTAACTTGCAGAGTCAGTTTAACCTggaaaatgtcactgttttCAATACCAATGAACATGAGAGCACTCTAGGACAGAAG cacactgaggagagagaagaaggaATGGACGTAGAAGAAGGTGAAATGGGAGATGATGAAGCACCAACCAGTTG ttccATTCCAATAGATTATAACCTTTATAGAAAATTCTGGTCACTTCAAGATTATTTTAGAAATCCTGTGCAGTGCTATGAGAAGGTATCATGGAAAACTTTTCTTAAG TACTCAGAAGAAGTTTTGGCTGTTTTCAAAAGTTACAAATTGGACGACACTCAGGCTTCCCGAAAAAAGTTGGAAGAACTAAAAACAGGAGGAGAACATGTATACTTTGCAAAGTTCCTAACTAGTGAAAAG cTGATGGATTTACAGCTGAGTGACAGTAACTTTCGCCGACACATCTTGTTGCAGTATCTAATATTATTTCAGTATCTAAAGGGACAGGTCAAATTCAAAAG TTCAAACTATGTTCTAACAGATGAACAGTCTCTTTGGATTGAAGATACTACAAAAGCAGTGTACCAG CTTCTTTCAGAAAATCCTCCGGATGGTGAAAGATTCTCAAAAATGGTAGAG CATATattaaatactgaagaaaactgGAATTCATGGAAAAATGAGGGCTGCCCAAGCTTTGTGAAAGAAAG accTCCTGATTCTAAGCCAATGAGGCCTGTGAGAAAGAGGCCAGCTCCAGAGGACTTCTTAGGAAAAggaccaaacaaaaaaatccttatgGGGAA TGAGGAACTGACCCGCCTTTGGAATTTATGTCCTGATAACATGGAAGCTTGTAAATCTGAGAGTAG ggAATATATGCCAACGTTGGAGGAATTTTTTGAAGAAGCTATTGAACAAGCAGACCCTGAAAACATGGTTGAAAATAAGTATAA GGCTGTGAACAATTCTAACTATGGCTGGAGAGCATTGAGACTTCTAGCACGCAGAAGTCCCCACTTCTTCCAGCCAACAAACCAACAGTTCAAGAGTTTACCTGAATACCTAGAAAACATGGTAATCAAATTAGCCAAGGAGCTGCCT CCtccttctgaagaaataaaaacaggcgaagatgaagatgaggaagatAATGATGctttattaaaggaaaacaatgaaa GTCCAGAGGTACAACGGGACAAAGCCATGACGGGTGAACAAATAGAGTCATTTGCCAGCAGGCTTGGGGAGCAGTGGAAGACCTTGGCCCCCTACTTGGAAATGAAAGATTCTGATATCCGGCAGATTGAGCTGGACAGTGAGGACATGAAGATGAGAGCTAAGCAGCTGCTGGTTGCCTGGCAGGATCAGGAGGGCGTACATGCAACCCCTGAGAATCTGATTACTGCTCTGACCAAAGCCGGGTTAAGTGACCTCGCAGAAAGCCTAACCAATGACACTGAAACCAGCAGCTAA
- the THOC1 gene encoding THO complex subunit 1 isoform X1, with protein sequence MASSARAAERRSVGAMSSPLFSLPEARLRFTTSTRDALNNKSIKPLLNAFNQIPGSENEKKCTLDQAFRVIVEEEIINKAPCENLLAIISLAIGGVTEGICTASTPFVLLGDVLDCLPLDQCDKIFTFVEKNVATWKSNTFYSAGKNYLLRMCNDLLRRLSKSQNTVFCGRIQLFLARLFPLSEKSGLNLQSQFNLENVTVFNTNEHESTLGQKHTEEREEGMDVEEGEMGDDEAPTSCSIPIDYNLYRKFWSLQDYFRNPVQCYEKVSWKTFLKYSEEVLAVFKSYKLDDTQASRKKLEELKTGGEHVYFAKFLTSEKLMDLQLSDSNFRRHILLQYLILFQYLKGQVKFKSSNYVLTDEQSLWIEDTTKAVYQLLSENPPDGERFSKMVEHILNTEENWNSWKNEGCPSFVKERSQPEFQLGPPDSKPMRPVRKRPAPEDFLGKGPNKKILMGNEELTRLWNLCPDNMEACKSESREYMPTLEEFFEEAIEQADPENMVENKYKAVNNSNYGWRALRLLARRSPHFFQPTNQQFKSLPEYLENMVIKLAKELPPPSEEIKTGEDEDEEDNDALLKENNESPEVQRDKAMTGEQIESFASRLGEQWKTLAPYLEMKDSDIRQIELDSEDMKMRAKQLLVAWQDQEGVHATPENLITALTKAGLSDLAESLTNDTETSS encoded by the exons ATGGCGTCATCGGCACGCGCCGCGGAGCGCCGTTCGGTTGGAGCGATGTCGTCGCCGCTCTTCAGCCTGCCCGAGGCGCGGCTTCGCTTCACG ACATCCACCAGAGATGCTCTGAATAACAAAAGTATCAAACCATTATTGAACGCATTTAACCAGATTCCTGGGAG tgaaaatgaaaagaagtgTACCTTGGATCAAGCTTTTAGAGTTATTGTAGAAGAAGAAATA ataAACAAAGCTCCATGTGAAAATCTCCTGGCAATTATTTCTCTTGCTATAGGTGGAGTCACAGAAG GTATCTGCACTGCATCAACCCCTTTTGTGCTTCTGGGGGATGTTCTGGATTGCCTGCCTTTGGACCAGTGTGacaaaattttcacttttgtgGAGAAAAATGTTGCTACATGGAAATCG AATACATTTTACTCTGCAGGGAAAAATTACTTGCTACGAATGTGCAATG ACCTTCTAAGAAGATTATCTAAGTCACAAAACACAGTCTTCTGTGGAAGAATTCAGCTGTTCTTGGCTAGGTTATTTCCACTTTCAGAAAAGTCAG GACTTAACTTGCAGAGTCAGTTTAACCTggaaaatgtcactgttttCAATACCAATGAACATGAGAGCACTCTAGGACAGAAG cacactgaggagagagaagaaggaATGGACGTAGAAGAAGGTGAAATGGGAGATGATGAAGCACCAACCAGTTG ttccATTCCAATAGATTATAACCTTTATAGAAAATTCTGGTCACTTCAAGATTATTTTAGAAATCCTGTGCAGTGCTATGAGAAGGTATCATGGAAAACTTTTCTTAAG TACTCAGAAGAAGTTTTGGCTGTTTTCAAAAGTTACAAATTGGACGACACTCAGGCTTCCCGAAAAAAGTTGGAAGAACTAAAAACAGGAGGAGAACATGTATACTTTGCAAAGTTCCTAACTAGTGAAAAG cTGATGGATTTACAGCTGAGTGACAGTAACTTTCGCCGACACATCTTGTTGCAGTATCTAATATTATTTCAGTATCTAAAGGGACAGGTCAAATTCAAAAG TTCAAACTATGTTCTAACAGATGAACAGTCTCTTTGGATTGAAGATACTACAAAAGCAGTGTACCAG CTTCTTTCAGAAAATCCTCCGGATGGTGAAAGATTCTCAAAAATGGTAGAG CATATattaaatactgaagaaaactgGAATTCATGGAAAAATGAGGGCTGCCCAAGCTTTGTGAAAGAAAG ATCTCAGCCAGAGTTTCAGCTTGG accTCCTGATTCTAAGCCAATGAGGCCTGTGAGAAAGAGGCCAGCTCCAGAGGACTTCTTAGGAAAAggaccaaacaaaaaaatccttatgGGGAA TGAGGAACTGACCCGCCTTTGGAATTTATGTCCTGATAACATGGAAGCTTGTAAATCTGAGAGTAG ggAATATATGCCAACGTTGGAGGAATTTTTTGAAGAAGCTATTGAACAAGCAGACCCTGAAAACATGGTTGAAAATAAGTATAA GGCTGTGAACAATTCTAACTATGGCTGGAGAGCATTGAGACTTCTAGCACGCAGAAGTCCCCACTTCTTCCAGCCAACAAACCAACAGTTCAAGAGTTTACCTGAATACCTAGAAAACATGGTAATCAAATTAGCCAAGGAGCTGCCT CCtccttctgaagaaataaaaacaggcgaagatgaagatgaggaagatAATGATGctttattaaaggaaaacaatgaaa GTCCAGAGGTACAACGGGACAAAGCCATGACGGGTGAACAAATAGAGTCATTTGCCAGCAGGCTTGGGGAGCAGTGGAAGACCTTGGCCCCCTACTTGGAAATGAAAGATTCTGATATCCGGCAGATTGAGCTGGACAGTGAGGACATGAAGATGAGAGCTAAGCAGCTGCTGGTTGCCTGGCAGGATCAGGAGGGCGTACATGCAACCCCTGAGAATCTGATTACTGCTCTGACCAAAGCCGGGTTAAGTGACCTCGCAGAAAGCCTAACCAATGACACTGAAACCAGCAGCTAA
- the THOC1 gene encoding THO complex subunit 1 isoform X4: MASSARAAERRSVGAMSSPLFSLPEARLRFTTSTRDALNNKSIKPLLNAFNQIPGSENEKKCTLDQAFRVIVEEEIINKAPCENLLAIISLAIGGVTEGICTASTPFVLLGDVLDCLPLDQCDKIFTFVEKNVATWKSNTFYSAGKNYLLRMCNDLLRRLSKSQNTVFCGRIQLFLARLFPLSEKSGLNLQSQFNLENVTVFNTNEHESTLGQKHTEEREEGMDVEEGEMGDDEAPTSCSIPIDYNLYRKFWSLQDYFRNPVQCYEKVSWKTFLKYSEEVLAVFKSYKLDDTQASRKKLEELKTGGEHVYFAKFLTSEKLMDLQLSDSNFRRHILLQYLILFQYLKGQVKFKSSNYVLTDEQSLWIEDTTKAVYQLLSENPPDGERFSKMVEHILNTEENWNSWKNEGCPSFVKERSQPEFQLGPPDSKPMRPVRKRPAPEDFLGKGPNKKILMGNEELTRLWNLCPDNMEACKSESREYMPTLEEFFEEAIEQADPENMVENKYKAVNNSNYGWRALRLLARRSPHFFQPTNQQFKSLPEYLENMVIKLAKELPVQRYNGTKP, encoded by the exons ATGGCGTCATCGGCACGCGCCGCGGAGCGCCGTTCGGTTGGAGCGATGTCGTCGCCGCTCTTCAGCCTGCCCGAGGCGCGGCTTCGCTTCACG ACATCCACCAGAGATGCTCTGAATAACAAAAGTATCAAACCATTATTGAACGCATTTAACCAGATTCCTGGGAG tgaaaatgaaaagaagtgTACCTTGGATCAAGCTTTTAGAGTTATTGTAGAAGAAGAAATA ataAACAAAGCTCCATGTGAAAATCTCCTGGCAATTATTTCTCTTGCTATAGGTGGAGTCACAGAAG GTATCTGCACTGCATCAACCCCTTTTGTGCTTCTGGGGGATGTTCTGGATTGCCTGCCTTTGGACCAGTGTGacaaaattttcacttttgtgGAGAAAAATGTTGCTACATGGAAATCG AATACATTTTACTCTGCAGGGAAAAATTACTTGCTACGAATGTGCAATG ACCTTCTAAGAAGATTATCTAAGTCACAAAACACAGTCTTCTGTGGAAGAATTCAGCTGTTCTTGGCTAGGTTATTTCCACTTTCAGAAAAGTCAG GACTTAACTTGCAGAGTCAGTTTAACCTggaaaatgtcactgttttCAATACCAATGAACATGAGAGCACTCTAGGACAGAAG cacactgaggagagagaagaaggaATGGACGTAGAAGAAGGTGAAATGGGAGATGATGAAGCACCAACCAGTTG ttccATTCCAATAGATTATAACCTTTATAGAAAATTCTGGTCACTTCAAGATTATTTTAGAAATCCTGTGCAGTGCTATGAGAAGGTATCATGGAAAACTTTTCTTAAG TACTCAGAAGAAGTTTTGGCTGTTTTCAAAAGTTACAAATTGGACGACACTCAGGCTTCCCGAAAAAAGTTGGAAGAACTAAAAACAGGAGGAGAACATGTATACTTTGCAAAGTTCCTAACTAGTGAAAAG cTGATGGATTTACAGCTGAGTGACAGTAACTTTCGCCGACACATCTTGTTGCAGTATCTAATATTATTTCAGTATCTAAAGGGACAGGTCAAATTCAAAAG TTCAAACTATGTTCTAACAGATGAACAGTCTCTTTGGATTGAAGATACTACAAAAGCAGTGTACCAG CTTCTTTCAGAAAATCCTCCGGATGGTGAAAGATTCTCAAAAATGGTAGAG CATATattaaatactgaagaaaactgGAATTCATGGAAAAATGAGGGCTGCCCAAGCTTTGTGAAAGAAAG ATCTCAGCCAGAGTTTCAGCTTGG accTCCTGATTCTAAGCCAATGAGGCCTGTGAGAAAGAGGCCAGCTCCAGAGGACTTCTTAGGAAAAggaccaaacaaaaaaatccttatgGGGAA TGAGGAACTGACCCGCCTTTGGAATTTATGTCCTGATAACATGGAAGCTTGTAAATCTGAGAGTAG ggAATATATGCCAACGTTGGAGGAATTTTTTGAAGAAGCTATTGAACAAGCAGACCCTGAAAACATGGTTGAAAATAAGTATAA GGCTGTGAACAATTCTAACTATGGCTGGAGAGCATTGAGACTTCTAGCACGCAGAAGTCCCCACTTCTTCCAGCCAACAAACCAACAGTTCAAGAGTTTACCTGAATACCTAGAAAACATGGTAATCAAATTAGCCAAGGAGCTGCCT GTCCAGAGGTACAACGGGACAAAGCCATGA